ATCAGTTCCGTGCCCTTTTGCAGCTCAACCGGATCCACTGCCAGCTTACGCAGGCGAATCTTCGGCCCCTGCAAGTCTCCTAATAAACCAACGTAGCAACCTGCCTCAGCAGCCAACTCACGTATCAGCGCGGCGCGAGCTGCGTGCTCAACGGCAGTGCCATGAGAAAAATTCAATCGAAACACATTCACCCCGGCGCTAATCATCTCAGCGAGTGTTTCTCGAGAGTCACAAGCAGGTCCGACCGTGGCTACAATTTTAGTTCGACGCATGAATACCGCTATCCTTTAAATAAATAGTGAGCGAAAACCCTATGTTACACCTCTCCTTGCCACACGGCGACTAAGCAAAGGAGTAGTTTTTGTGACATTAGATTTTATCCTCTCACGGAAAACTCAAATTTCAGGTATAAAAAAACCCGGATATACCGGGTTTTAAAACGCTACAGCGCTCACATTCGCATTTTTTTAGCGACGAGAGCAGCAACGCTGTCCATAGATCCCCTATAAAAAGAAATCGCCGTTATCCATACCCAAGCCCAGACCGCCAAGATTGCGGGCAAAGCTGGTAGGGTTATTCGCTACGTGGGCTCTGGCAGTGTGAATATCAAGGAAACGCTGCTGAATCTCGCTGCCAAGGAATACCGACTGACCACCCGCCACTTCAAACAGCGAGTCGATAATCTCAATACTCTTAGTGATAACCAGCGATGCGTGATAGCGGTAGCGCGCGCGGTCTTCGACTGGAATAGCTTGGCCTGCTTCTGCCATGGCCATCATCTTATCGAAATTAGCGAACAACAGCGCTTCCATTTCATCGATACCATTTACGGCAGCGGCAATTCGCTCTTGAACCTGAGTATCACCGGCAAGTTTAGTAGGATCACCACTCGCCTTATTCAATACCGCATGTTTATACAACTCCACTGCTGACTTACAAGCGCCAATCGCAGGAGTACACACCACGCGAATAAACGTTTGCGCCCACGGCAGTTGATATAACGGCGCGGTATTGAGCGCTTGCCCGGGGTTAGTACAGGCAAAACCGTCAGTTTGCTTGTGGGTCATATAGTCCGGCACAAACACATCGTCGACCGCAATATCATTACTACCTGTGCCTTCTAAACCCATAGATTGCCAAGTATCAATAATCTTGTAATCACCCTTGGGCACCAAGAAGGTCCGGTAGCCGTCACCGGGAATAATTGCGCCAAGCAAAGCCCAGGTGCAGTGATCACTGCCGCTAGACCAGCCCCAACGACCGCTCAATTTAAAACCGCCGTCAACAACGGTCACCTTACCCATTGGCGCATACGATGAAGATACCCGAGTATGAATATTGTCACCCCAGATTGCCTGCTGCGCACGATCATCCATGATGGCAATTTGAAAGGCGTGAACCGCAATAATCCCGCTTGCCCACGCCGTAGACATACAGCCTTCGGCCAAGGCAATTTGCATGCGGAAAAATTCCTGCGGTGTCAGCTCAAGTCCGCCGTAGCGCTTAGGCTGTAGGGCAAGAAAAAAACCAATATCCTGCAATTCGTCGATAGAAGCCTGCGGTACTTTACGTATCGCTTTCGTTTCTGGCGCCCGCTCGCGTAAACGCGGTTGCATCTCGCGTATCGCCGTCATCATCTCAGCAGCTGAAAACATGTTTGCATCACTTTTAGCTTGCGCTACGCTCATCGCACTTCTCCTGTAACCATTCTATTGGCGAGGCGACCACCATATTGTGACTAGCCCAACCATGACATATATCAATGCGACTATCAGCCGCCGCAAAAACCGAAGCCAGACTAGGCGTCCGGCATATTAAATTTGTGGCCCCACAAACTTGGCAGGCTAGTAACAGTTGGAGTAAATCCTTCCCAATCCATTTGTAAACCGTCGGTACCAAACTCCATGGCGAAACCGGTCGGCGTTGCCATATAGAAAGACAACATATTGTCATTGGTATGACGACCCAAGGTTGACACTACAGGGATCTCCGCCGCTTCAACGCGATCCAAGCAATAACCCACTTCGTCAACATCAGTCACTTCTAGCATCAAATGGACACAGCCCACAGGATTAGCCGGATCTTCATACAGTGCCAAACTGTGATGACGGGGATTGTTCACGTGCATAAAATGCAAGCCCTGCCCAGGATCAGCAGGGTCTGGCGAAAATTTGAAATGCATATAATCGCTATCACCAAAGCCTAGCAGATCTTTGTAAAAATCGTGGGTTTCTCCGAGTTTCGCCGCCGGCAACACCGCATGACCAAAACCCATATCGCCATTAAAGCCGGTTTCAAAACCTGAAATACCTTTTGGCGATATAAATTTAGCGTAATCTAGCTCGCCACCCCAGAATAGCTCAAGGCCATTGCCCGAAGGGTCTTGTAGGCGAATCAAACCGCGAACCCGACGTGCTTTTGCGTCCGCCTCGGAACCCTCTTCAAATGCGACACCGGCGGCTTTCAATTCAGCCTTGGCGGCGGTCAAACCGGCTTCGTCTGCCAGCTCCCAGCCACAGCGAGCCAGTCGATTCTGATCTGACTTAACAATGGCAAACCGATAAGGCCGGGTATCCATTTTCAAATATACATTGCCGTCCTCGGGCATGGTCGGTGCAACCATTAGTCCCAAGATGTTACTACCATACTCTAACCACTGCTGCGGGTCCGTTGACTCAATAACCACATAAGCTAAGCTGCGAACATCCATTACTATTTCCTGTTATTTTCTAGATTTATCAGCTATTTGCTATTGCGCAATCCACCACGTACTCACGCTTTTCAGCAAAGGCTTCGGGCACATCGGCAACATCTAAGTAAAACTGGTTATACCATTGACGCAAACGGTTGATAGGACCATCGCCGTCACACAGCACTGGATTATCTACCCGTGTTTTGGTGTGCCAGATATGCACATCCTGAAAGAATGCTGTGCGGTTCTGCTCAACATATTGGCGGGCCATTTCATCGTTCTGCTCGTCGCTCATGCCGGCAATTTTCTTCACCGCTACACCAAAGCGCAAATCAAAACTGCCTTGATTAATCGGCACATGGGTCACCAATAGGCGTGAAGCTATGTCCATACCCTCAGCTTTCCCAGTCATAAACGTATTCATATACGCAGGGCCGTGGTAGGTGGCCTCGGAACTCAAATCACCATCTTCAGCCAGCAGCTCTGAACCACCGGTTAACTCCTGACGGTAGGTATGCTTGTACACGATGTTCTTGAATTCTTTTATGGGCGCGCCATGTATAGGACCAAAATGGGCGACATCTGCCATATTATCGATAAGCTCTCGAGCATTGGTGTTGATAGTCATCAAATCCATATGCCAAATCGTCCAGTCATCGCTAAACAGATCATCAATGCGCGGCGGACGCTGCTCTTCAATCGGCGGATTCCCTTCGGGATCAAACCACATAAACAGCAAATGGTTTTCTTCTAAGGTCGGGTAACTGCGAATCACCGCTTTAGCTGGAATACGTTTGGCATAAGGTATTTCATCGCAAACACCGTCTGCACCCCAACGCCAAGCGTGAAAAGGACAGCGAATAGAATTGCCCTCCACACAACCTTCACTCAAGTCGGCGCCCATGTGTGGGCAGTAGCCGTCAAGAATATGCATCTCGCCGTCTTCGCCACGATAGGCAACCAGACGCGTACCGAAATAATTAAGTTTGACCGGCGTGCTAGTATATTCACTCGCCAAACCGAGACAGTACCAACCACGGGCATAGCGATCGGGTAATTCCGCTGCCTCAATAATATGCGGCTGGCGCGGCACTTGCGCTACCTGACTCATTGTTATTCTCCTTCAGACGCGTTTTTTATATGGGTTCTACATGGTGAAAAATTCTCACACATGCCCCCCAGACACACCATCCTCCGTTTAGACGAGCCAAAAATTATAAATAAGCACCTGTTTTCATTAATATTTTCCTTGAAATACAGAAAGCAGATAGCAGCTATTACACACTCACAAGCAGCGTGTAAAAATCAGCCCTTACGGTATCCTCCACCAAACCCAGCCGTTACAATGAAATACTAAACCTAAAAGTTAGACATCCAAAAACGTAAGAAATAAAAACTCAGCGCCCCGCTGAGGCCAACACCAACATCCTTTGCTAATAAATTACAGGCGCCAATGGCTAGTAAAAAATCATCGAATAAATCCGCACCCGATAAACACGAACGCAAAGTTGTCAGCATCAGCCTTCCCGGCCGGCCGGGGAAAAACGCCATGCCCGCCGAACAAGCCATCAACTTTGCCAAGCAGTTAGCGAGCGATGGTAAATGGCCAGTGGTTATTGTGCTGAGCCGCCAGCTACTAGCACAAATACCCCAGCTAACTCGTGCCTGGCCCCTGCTATTTCAGGGCCTCACCGAAACCGGCGACTACAGCGGGCTCGCCGCCGCAGCAGCGGAACATCTGGCTAGCAAACCTCGTGACATCAGCGCGCTACTCTCGCAAGCAACCGCACTGCGACTGCTAGATCAGCATGAGCAGGCCCTACAATCGATTGCGAAAGTCCTACGCTTAACGCCTGCCAATACCACGGCACTCAATCACCGCGGCGTAATACTAAAAGAAATGGGCAATATGGATGACGCCCTAGAAACCTTTAATCGCTGCATCCGGCTCGCACCTCAAGATGCTTACGCGTACTGGAATAGATCCGATTTATTCCACGACATTAGCGATGCAGAGCTTGATAAAATGGAGACCGTGTTAAGCAAGCCCTCGCTCACTGCCAAAAATAAAGCCCGGCTGCACTATGCACTGGCGCGCGGTTATGAATTTTGTGGCAATAGCGAAAAACAGTTTTTGCATATCGAAAGTGGCGCAAAACTAAAGCGCAGCTTGCTTGAGTACAACCACGTCGAAGAAATGCAGCAGCTGCGAGATATTCCCATCCATTTCAGTGCAGAAGCACTCAATCAAACGCCGTTAGACACCGAACCACACGGCGCCACGCCAATATTTATTTGCGGCCTGCCACGCAGCGGCACTACCTTGGTAGAACAGATTCTCTCAACGCACTCCATGGTCACCGCCGGCGATGAGCTAAACGCACTCCCCCGCGCAGCGGCTGCCTTATTGCAGCAAAAACGCATCG
This portion of the Zhongshania sp. R06B22 genome encodes:
- a CDS encoding flavin-dependent monooxygenase; this encodes MSVAQAKSDANMFSAAEMMTAIREMQPRLRERAPETKAIRKVPQASIDELQDIGFFLALQPKRYGGLELTPQEFFRMQIALAEGCMSTAWASGIIAVHAFQIAIMDDRAQQAIWGDNIHTRVSSSYAPMGKVTVVDGGFKLSGRWGWSSGSDHCTWALLGAIIPGDGYRTFLVPKGDYKIIDTWQSMGLEGTGSNDIAVDDVFVPDYMTHKQTDGFACTNPGQALNTAPLYQLPWAQTFIRVVCTPAIGACKSAVELYKHAVLNKASGDPTKLAGDTQVQERIAAAVNGIDEMEALLFANFDKMMAMAEAGQAIPVEDRARYRYHASLVITKSIEIIDSLFEVAGGQSVFLGSEIQQRFLDIHTARAHVANNPTSFARNLGGLGLGMDNGDFFL
- a CDS encoding tetratricopeptide repeat-containing sulfotransferase family protein — protein: MASKKSSNKSAPDKHERKVVSISLPGRPGKNAMPAEQAINFAKQLASDGKWPVVIVLSRQLLAQIPQLTRAWPLLFQGLTETGDYSGLAAAAAEHLASKPRDISALLSQATALRLLDQHEQALQSIAKVLRLTPANTTALNHRGVILKEMGNMDDALETFNRCIRLAPQDAYAYWNRSDLFHDISDAELDKMETVLSKPSLTAKNKARLHYALARGYEFCGNSEKQFLHIESGAKLKRSLLEYNHVEEMQQLRDIPIHFSAEALNQTPLDTEPHGATPIFICGLPRSGTTLVEQILSTHSMVTAGDELNALPRAAAALLQQKRIDKPFPLWAKDLSPADWHSIGESYQAMTKNLHGTAFFTDKYLQNYKALGLIHLAKPEGKIIFCRRNAMDNLWGCYRQYFSDGLRFTYDQQELADSYHGASELYRYWQKVMPDKVFFLEYETLISDYEATVKALLAFIGLPWEEECLHFYNNPRAVRTTSATQVRSPINAGRIDQWQKFERQLQPMYQRLRELGEIE
- a CDS encoding Rieske 2Fe-2S domain-containing protein; this encodes MSQVAQVPRQPHIIEAAELPDRYARGWYCLGLASEYTSTPVKLNYFGTRLVAYRGEDGEMHILDGYCPHMGADLSEGCVEGNSIRCPFHAWRWGADGVCDEIPYAKRIPAKAVIRSYPTLEENHLLFMWFDPEGNPPIEEQRPPRIDDLFSDDWTIWHMDLMTINTNARELIDNMADVAHFGPIHGAPIKEFKNIVYKHTYRQELTGGSELLAEDGDLSSEATYHGPAYMNTFMTGKAEGMDIASRLLVTHVPINQGSFDLRFGVAVKKIAGMSDEQNDEMARQYVEQNRTAFFQDVHIWHTKTRVDNPVLCDGDGPINRLRQWYNQFYLDVADVPEAFAEKREYVVDCAIANS
- a CDS encoding VOC family protein, with the translated sequence MDVRSLAYVVIESTDPQQWLEYGSNILGLMVAPTMPEDGNVYLKMDTRPYRFAIVKSDQNRLARCGWELADEAGLTAAKAELKAAGVAFEEGSEADAKARRVRGLIRLQDPSGNGLELFWGGELDYAKFISPKGISGFETGFNGDMGFGHAVLPAAKLGETHDFYKDLLGFGDSDYMHFKFSPDPADPGQGLHFMHVNNPRHHSLALYEDPANPVGCVHLMLEVTDVDEVGYCLDRVEAAEIPVVSTLGRHTNDNMLSFYMATPTGFAMEFGTDGLQMDWEGFTPTVTSLPSLWGHKFNMPDA